The stretch of DNA CGACATCGTCGAACTCATCCTCATCGGGGACGGCTACAGTCTTGGCGACCGGCGCAACGACCGCAGCATGCTGTTCCATCTTAGAGGGCAACAGTGCTTCAGCCACGAAGGTATAGCCACACTTCGGACAGACGATGGGGTCCTTCTCGAGATCATAAAAGCGCGAAGAACAGTTTGGGCAGCTGCGCTTGGTTCCAAGTTCCGGTTTGACCACCGATTTGACCCTTGCGTAATTCTGGATTGCTCAATCCCCATGCCATGCGCCTCCGCGGCTGTCAAAAGCAAATGGCAAAGATGACGGGGAGCTCCCTATATGGTACCACCCGGCCGGTTCGCAAGCATTTTGGACAGATCAGGCATGTCAGACGACGCCAAGTCGCCCCTTACCTCTCGCCACTCGACCGGACTTACCGGCCGCATCCGGGTACCGGGTGATAAGTCGATCTCCCATCGCGCCCTCATGCTCGGTGCGCTGACTGTGGGCGAGACGGTGATCGAGGGGCTGCTCGAGGCCGAGGACGTGCTGGCAACCGCCGCCGCCATGCAGGCGCTTGGCGCGCAAGTTGCTCGTGACGAGACCGGCCAATGGCGCGTTCATGGCGTCGGTGTGGGCGGCTTCTCCCAGCCATCGTCACCGCTCGACTTTGGCAATTCCGGCACCGGCGTCCGGCTCTGCATGGGGCTGATTGCCACAACCCCGATCGAGGCGGTTCTAACCGGGGATGCCTCCTTGCGCAAACGTCCCATGGGC from Rhodoligotrophos sp. CJ14 encodes:
- a CDS encoding TIGR02300 family protein; the encoded protein is MVKPELGTKRSCPNCSSRFYDLEKDPIVCPKCGYTFVAEALLPSKMEQHAAVVAPVAKTVAVPDEDEFDDVELVSLDEIEGEDKDDDEVPAIEDVEIADDDVVKDDDTFLEDDDEEGPDVTGIIGVNDDDEET